The nucleotide sequence AGTGGTTGAAGACTTAGCTCTCAGATAGGTCCTTCAAGGTATCTTGGAGAGGTGAAGTGTCCAAGTCGCATTATCTAGCTACTGGGGTGCCTCAGGGCTCAGATCTTGGACCACTTCTCTTCTCTGTCTACATGGCATCACTAGGttctgtcattcagaaacatggATTTTCATACCACTGATATGCTAATTGATGCTCAACTTTACCTCTCATTCCATCCTAATGTTTCGACAATATCTGCTCACATCTCAGGATGTCTAACAGATATTTCTTGCTGGCTGAAAAACCATCGTCTTCAACTCAACCTTGCCAAGACAGAACTGCTTGTGGTTTCGGCCAAACTCAAGAATTCATCACAATTTCTACTTCCAGCTAGGCACATCAACCATAACTCCTTCATAGACAGCCAGAAACCTTGGAGTTGTGATTAATGATCAGCTAAACTTCACAGACCACAATGCTAAAACTGCCTGAACCTGCAAATTTTCCTTATACAACATTAGGAAAATCAGGCCCTTTTTTCTGGAGCATGCTACACAACTCTTTGTTCAAGCTCTTGTTCTGTCCAGGCTGAACTATTGCAATATTCTCTTGGCAGGTCTTCCAGCCAGTTTTATCAAACCTCTACAACTAATCCAGAATGCAAGAATGCAGCTGCAAGATTagtctttaaaggggtcatcggatgctaagttcacttttacattaatgtgtgttggcagtgtatgtacaaatctaccctataatgataaaaatccatgcagtggtttttaattaatttgtaaaaataatattccctttttcaaatcgagcaattcttagatgcctgtcgttgtggcgtcacacccacagaggccgctcccacgatagttgattgacatgagcgttttacctcagatcagctgtaacagtccgccctctttgtttggatgccggagcagggatgtaagttatacaagaatatctctgattgagtgattgaggtgttgtgttgctggatgtaataatgaacgagtggtcgtcatttactcccgacatctgagccactgaagatgcagtagattacgtttgtttgtgaagggaatgcacctcctgattgACATATagccgtctatgttcgcgtgaatcatttgtgatccagtttcacttacagcagaagtgagtataagggttttttttttatgaatctttgcgatcggctttcctaataaagtgctagttagcaagtttagtggctaaacgtggctaaatgtggctaaaggaAAGAGgctcgtctttccacagagaagagaggggcagggcgagcagagctcatttgcatttaaagcagcctcgaccagaatgagatgatttttgcagagctgattttggcaaggtaaaaaagggtgttgttttacacaactattaagaatttttaaccaaagtatattatagacttttcattaagaccctaaagtatcatatcaacttgtggaaaatgggcatccgatgacccctttaacgatCTGAAAAGAGCACGTCACACCTCTGTCTATCACTTTGCCCTTGCTACCAATAGCCACTCAGATAAAATTCAAGGCATAAATGTTTGTCTAaaacaggggtggcgaacgtcggtcctggagagccacagccctgcatagttttgcttccaCCCTAATCAAAGACAcctaaacaagctaatcaaggtctgaaggattactagaaagcaacaggcaggtgagttttaattaggatTGGAGCTGAACTCGAGCTGAAGTTCGCCACCCCCGGCCTAGAAAACAACCACTCTGCACCACTTTACCTAAATTCACTACTTCAGATTTCAGACCCTACAGAAGCTTGTATTCTGCAAGTGTACGCCGCATTATAGTGTCATCTccaagaggcacaaaatcactttcacaGACATTTACCttaggggtcatcggatgcaaaactcactttttaaatgttgtttgaacataaatgtgtgttagcagtgtgtgtacacaaccactctattataataaaaatccacccagtggtatttttgtagtctttataagaaatatcccatttttcaaatcaagccaatCTCAGATtctcacgatagttgattgacataacTGTCTTACCGTAGACCCGCCCTGgctgagctgtaacagtccgactcCAACCGCCATATTTTCAACaagggaagacaagaatgtctcagattgagtgattgaggtgttctgttgttggatgtaataatgatcatagtaatcattatttactcctgacatctgagccactgaagatgcagaggattaacgttactttcgttttagaaggaaatgcgctcggcgatctacataaatgcatctgttcgtgcgaatcatttgtgatgcaACTTCACCTACAGcggaagtgagtataagggttttatgcatctttgcaaatcgcctttcttaataatgtgccaGTTAGGaagtttcacggctaaagtaaacagaccggCTCATCGGGCGGGGTGAGCAgggctcattagcatttaaaggaacatgcaatagaaTGGCTCGCTCTaaacagggctgattttgacaaggtgaaaagggtgttttttacactacccaCACTAAAGACACATCTGTTCCATCTACACTTGACCCTCCAACACTAGCACTCTCTGtactatttctattctatctagttgttttcttttcttattatataaaaacttgACCTTCTAACACTAGCATTCTGTCTTTTCTTTCTGTTCTATTGTTACTATCTATTCTGTCTACTCTATCTGTGTGTACTGCGTTAACTAACCGGAACTTGCATAATGTTGCTCTTTTGTCGGTTTGATTGCTTCTAATGTCATAATTTGAATAAAACCATctgctaaattaaattaaaagtaaatgtaagTATACATTAAAGTAAGTGAATGTTATGTAAGTTAATTAAGAgtgaacatgaactaacaataaatacgaatatgtttataaattaaCATGTACAAATGTTAAGAAATGTATGTCAATGCATTAACTATCCATTTTCCAAAGTGCTTATGCTGTTTGTAGGGATGCTGGAGTTGTTTGTGAGTTATTTCATTTAAAGAGAAGTTAGCCAAGTTAGAAAGTGAATGCTGGGACTGCACTTTAGGACTTTAGAGAGAGGCAGTGGTGCATGCTGCTCAGTGACAGTCTCTCTAACAGCAAAATCAACCCTCTGACCCTAAGAAGCTCCATCAGGCCAAAGCAATTAAGGCTATATTGAGACAGATGAGCAGCGCTTTGTGTGCCCTGAATGTCCTTTGTGGAGATGTCCCCTTCTGAATACCACCGTCACCTGTAACGTAAGATCAGGCGTTAATGAGAACCTTATTTgagatttaatataatttttatatatgggACAGATGTGCAGCTTTCATTCTGCGTTTACTAAACTTGAACAAGGGCTTTATTCAAAATGACACAATGAACAATGACAGATTAGAGGATCACTGGAGATTTTCCAGGAGGTCTGCACAGTGTTCAGAGAGAGGTGAGAACACGATCATGGAAGACAGTtcaaaagaatgaaaatatgaaaaattaagcACTTTTGTCCACTTTTCTCTACACGTCAGCAGTAAAATATCTCCACGCATCAGCTTTACACCTGCAAGCCTCTGCAGCTGTTCATATTGCGCTCAGTTATTAGGAAAgagttttcatttcatataCTTTCTCAAAGCTGCCTTCACAATAAGGATGAGCCTTGTTCTAAACATCTCAATCCTTTTAATGGCCTGCTTTGCTGAAATTGCAAAACGTGTgataaataagaaacattaaaacaaatctgTAATGTTTTGAACTATATGCTGTCAGTTTTCAGCAAGTGTGCATGAATTCATGAGTTACATTTATAGTTGTATTTCCAGctaaaagtgtaaaaaagaAATCTTGTAGTTTTAATATATAGCACTATTTTGTGCGCTTTGAACATAACTTTCCCTTGTGTAATGTAAAGCAATGCatcctttttgttttaaaaagtattggCAGGTTGCATAGGCAAGCATTAGCACTAATTCtacaattttttacaaattgGGAGGAACGGTTAAAGCAGTGGTGTGGAAAATGATGATTCATTCTGTTATCTTTCTGTGTCTGCAGCTGGTAATGTCAGTGTATCAAGGCGGATACAACTTCTTCTGCCAGAACACCCACAGTGGAGGAGAGGCCGACAACAGGGTAAAATGTCAAACTGAGTTTTATATTGTgtgagatttgaaaaaaaaattaagattcaGCTTTACTCTTACTAAAGACACAATATTCCCCATGGGGGAAATGTGTGAGTGTACTGTTAAACTGGCTGCTCTGTTACACACATTGGGTATAAAAAGTTTTCCTGAAAGAGCTAGAAAGAGTGATTCTAGAAGAGTTCTGTATATGCAGGCTAATTTATGTCAGCATGTACTTGAAAAACCTCTTGGCTCTGCAGGGTGCTGGGTCATTAGGTTTGATGCTCTGTGGAGTCACCTCATGATCCACAGCATAGACCTGTGATGGTTTATTTCAAGATTTAAAAATGCTTCCTCTCTGGGTATCCTATGCAAATGTAATCATAAAATTTCTAACCTTATAAAAGAGGAAAggttatttgaatatatggtgAATGGAAACAGTTGTAAATTGGTCAGTAACTTTTCAAACAGAGCTTAGTGAAGAGTCTTCTTTTGacccttgtaaaaaaaaaaagacactttaGTAAACTTTAAAAAGTGCTTATTACTGAagtaatatacttaaaataaatatacttaagtgctaagtgaatgtaatgtttttagacattttaattcCATGTTGATTAAAGTTGAATGAAAATTCAGTATAgtttaactttatattaaatgtgaATAACTGATTTAGCTTTTTGACTTTTAGTCCATctgaatatgtaatttaatataattacttCTACTGTCTGTGAAATATGATTACAGTATACTACTGACAAGCACTTATGTTAAaccaaaatatacttttatttaatttctgtttatgtagtgtatatgaatatatttgtaattacacatttataatgatgaAATTGCAGTTTAGTACttctgtgaccctggaccacaaaaccagtcacaaatagcacgggtatatttgtagaaatagccaacaatacattgtatgagtcaaaatgatcattttttttattccaaaaatcattaggatattaagtaaagatcatgttccaggaagacattttgtaaatttcctaccgtaaatatatcaaaacttcataataacataataactaataacttcatttggacaactttaaaggtgattttctcaatatttaaaacttttttgcaccctcagattccagattttcaaatagttgcatctcggccaaataagTCCTATCCTAAcgaaccatacatcagtggaaagcttttttattcagctgatgcataaatctcaattttaaaaaactgacccttatgactgttttgttggtCAAGGATCAAAATTACGGTACTCTACGGTGCGTTAGAATAAtagtcaacacatcaaagtaagtgtacttctttaaagcacaacaaaaggttATTATAACAgcaatttaaaaacagaattaaaagtGTGTTAAGAAACTGTCATGAAATTGTACTCTCTTTAATTGCACTTAAGTGGTCttctatttaattaatattatattgtgtGGAAAcagttataatatattatgtattgaTCAAAACCTGTAGAATTGTAAATCAGAAGTGGACTGAGAATCATAGTGATTTCTTGACTTTTGTAACATCTGatgttgcatgttttttaatgtcCTTGGTGAAATTAAATCTTGGGTGAATCATTCTCGTTTCATCTCTCCTCAGATGATGAACGTACTCTGGTGGTATTACTTCTCCAAACTCATTGAGTTTATGGACACTTTCTTCTTCGTTCTGAGGAAGAACAATCACCAGATCACCTTCCTGCACGTCTACCATCACGCCTCCATGCTCAACATCTGGTGGTTCGTCATGAACTGGGTGCCGTGTGGCCACTGTAAGTTCCTCACAGAGAAACTCCACTGGTTTTGCAGTCAAAGGTTTCTGAAGGAGCTTATGGTGCATTTTATATGCTGAATTATTCAGATGCatgaaaacaaagcaaacagaACAGGCTAAAAATGCTTGTCCAGGTGGtctttaaataactgtttgcaTAATGCAACATGGTATTTCAAGGTGTTTGTTCAGTCAATCTCTGGCATTAAAGGATCCATTCACATCTTAGAATAGATTGTAGTTACCGATTATTGATTGAGGTACATAATGCTGACTATGagtgaaaaaaattacaaatcataATAAATCTGTGAGATTTAAttacttatatataatataaagtagTATCATAGGGAACCTAATGTGATTCTTCAGTGGTTGATTTAATTTGTGATTGATAGTAGTTGAAGCAAATGAATTGACTAATACTGATATTACTGCTCTTTTCATCAGCCTATTTTGGCGCCACATTTAACAGCTTCATTCATGTCCTGATGTACTCGTATTACGGCCTCTCTGCTGTCCCAGCCATCAGACCGTATCTGTGGTGGAAAAAGTACATCACTCAAGGGCAGCTGGCAAGTACACGCTTTTAATCCAAACTtctataaggacatttataCTTTCTTACCTttcttatactttttttttttactttattaaaataccAAGTGCATTGTTGTAATAGAATATACGTTTACTGctattttcagttaaaaaagtCTAATAGGTTTGAATGACAAGGAAAATAGGACACCAAGTTTTTAGACTTaagttaaaagagaagtccacttccaaaataaagattcacatataatgtactcacccccttgttatccaagatgttcatgtctttctttcttcagtcataaagaaattatgttttttgaggaaaacatttcaggatttctctccatataatggactgatatggtgccccgagtttgaacttccaaaatgtagtttaaatgcagcttcaaaacgatcccaaatgcggttgtaaatgatcccagccaaggaagaagggtcttatctagcgaaacgataggttattttaagaaaaaaaaatacaatttatatactttttaatgtcaaacgctcgtcttgtcttactctgcctggactgtttttgttctggttcatgacagttagtgtatattgaaaaactcccatctcatgttctccatcaacttcaaaatcatcttatatcgctgttttaccttttttgttaagggtgtttgatcttctttgcatgttcactttgcaaaggctgtgtcggtacttctgcagcgatgtaggatgattttgaaatgatttttgaagttgagggagaaaatacgattggagtttttcgacatacctgttttgagccagaatacacagagttcagggaaagaaaagacgagcatttaagattaaaatgtatttaaattgtattttttaaatgaaaataacaaatcgtttcactagataagacccttctttctcggctgggatcattaacaaccgcatttgggatcgtttgaagccgcatttaaactgcattttggaagttcaaaatcggggcaccatatcagtccattatatggagaaaaatgctgaaatgttttccttaaaaaaaacataatttctttacgactgaagaaagaaagacatgaacatcttggatgacgagggggtgagtacatctttattttggaagtggacttctcctttaaagatcAATTCACCACAAGCAAACTTGTATTAGCTTATTTAACCTAACTAAAGAATCACCATATTCAGGAATGATCAGTAGAAGATCACTGATGGCTGTTTCCTCTTGCAGGTCCAGTTTGTCCTGACCATGTTCCAGACATCTTGCGCTGTGGTTTGGCCATGCGGTTTTCCAATGGGCTGGCTGTACTTCCAAATCAGTTAtatgatcactcttattttCCTCTTCACAAACTTCTACATAAAGGTAAACAAATTCTCAGCATGGACGATATTATTTTATGAGAGTATGGCTtgaaaaattgctgaaaatgttcATCTTCTTTGCTCCTCAGACCTATAAGAGACACGCGGGATCCCGGAAGACCGATTACTCGAATGGATCAATAAATGGTCACACTAATGGGGTGACATCCAATGAGAAGGTTAAATACAGGAAACCACGCGCAGATTGACGACACTTCATCCATTGACGCAGTAGAGGAGCTTCATGTATGTCTATCCACTTACCACACTACTTATCTTTAAAAGACTCCTTACATTTTTGCACACTGCAACCTCATGTTATTCATACTGaaaccaaaaattaagaaaagaGAGCTACAGTTAGGGTCCAAGTTAGTGTGCTAGggtatttgttgtttttcatacaaaattGTTCTTGAAATACAAAGATGACTAACATTAATACTGTACTGATTTGCTCTGGTGTTTTCTCTAAGCTTGTTTGCAGACATAAAGAAGAATGTATTAAAAGAATTTACCAAGTATGCAGAAGAATGTCACACTTATGAGCTGAATTAAACAGTAGTAGCCTAtacaatgtttcttttttttttttttacagcacaaACAGATAATCTTAGTCATTAGAAGATAATAACTAACAATAcataagaaataagaaatactAAGAAAAATGGAAGCTAATAAGTTATATGGACTAATCGAGTGAGTTTAGTGAATTATTGAATGTTTACAAAAGAAAACggattgttttgtttgttaacacGGATGTAGCCTAATTTGTTGTAGCGCTGTATTATAGCTGAATCTAATGGAAACATGTCCACGTTGTATTTTACCCCAACTTATAtattttctgtgtatttttcattattcccattagatttttttcacatGATCACATGAAAACTTTACTGTACTGCAATGTCACGATATGTAGATactttacagtttaaataatatgtaatgttgCATTAGAGTAGTGAGAATCAGTGGCGGCTCGTGGATTTTAAAATAGATGAGGCACACTGGTTGTATTGGTCGGAGATCCCTGtcaattgttgttattatttttattatttgcttaaCCACTTTAAAATGGCTTTATGGTTGCTTTTAGTCAGAAATCGTAAAGAATACGACACACTTATAGCAAGCTAATAAAATTTCACTTATCTGGTCTATTACTTGAAGCAAACATCCATCCCTTCTTAAAAGTCTGTGATAAAAGAGAGTTGCCTGTTGTGTCATTTAATTAAGCCGACTGCTGTAGCCTATATCCAGCTTAGGCGTGTTctccctttatttttaatttgtatatatactgtTTGAATGACAGTTTGGTAAATCTGTCGATCAAATATTCAATATCGCTACTCTTCATAAGTACTTGGTACATAATCAGTGCAGCGGGAGACGTTCAAACTAATATCATGTAATTTACTTCTCTGTAATGATTGCGCTGAATGTGAACACTCGATGGTGATTGGCTAATAACAGCTCTCCCCTGGCCTCCCCCTTCCTTTCTGTATCACTTAGCGGTTGTAATTAAATCAGCAGATTCGGCACATTCGCGATAGAAAAGCACCACTGTCCAAATTCAGCAACATGTTATGGTATTACAGCTAAAAAAATACCCCTGACGAGCCGCCACCGGTGAGAATAAGGTTCTTTTCCACCCAAAATGTGCTAAAATTTCATGAATATAATGTTACGTGTTTAATagttgtaaaaaacatttttaagcgtataattatttgttatattttcttttgatttgttGGTGAAAAATGAGTCAGGCGTGACCCAGGGTTTGAAATTCATCTAAATAGCCCTGTGCATGCATTGATAACTGTAAAAGGGAGGGGAAAAAATAGATCACAAATATACAATTGTTTGTTGTATATGAAGCTGTTGGCACAGATTGTACAGACATTGTGTTCATTGCAGTGTGCAGTTTATCAGTGTTTCAAACTTCCACTGAAGCATCTGTCTCCACTACAGTATCTCCAGCCTGCAGATGTCAATGTATTGTCTCGTCAGTGCTTTTCGGTTTACCTGCCTAGTCTTATATGAACCatttgctggaaaaaaaaaaaaaaaagaagaagaaattaatagcttctgttttattttctggtGTCAAAATGTCATAATGAGTCAGTAGTTTAGCACATCACTCACTTTTAccaaaacaatgaacaatggcTGGCACTGTAATTACAAAGCACATTTATAACTCTGTAACACTTTCTTTTTCCACTGTACGTGCTGCATGTTAGGCATGGAAGGGAATGAGCACAATTCTTTAGACCCTATCCTGTACTGAGTCAGCTAAAACATGAAATCCGTTTCCAGTGTGTTTCAACAGCTTAACATGCTCATTCTCTGTGCCAGCATTCCAGACCTTGTTAAGCAACATTAATTTTGTCCTTGTGTTTGAACAGACTGTTTCCTTAATCTAGCctgtgttacagtgtaatttagGTGTGTTAAATCATTAAGCAAAGAGCTACAGGAAAACAATGCTACTACTGTGCAACTTCTGTAACATTGATTCATGGTCATAATTCCAATttgtcatataatataataatcaagCTATTCTCTCTGTTAGTATTCCATTTAggaaaagtaatacaattttgcattactgTAGTACCTCCCTGGTAAATAACAGAATGCTGTTAATTCATGGTTTCAGTGTAGACATACAGTATAGACCTATGTACAAGATACCATTTGCTAACAGCACAGTAGAGAATTAATGCTGTATCACAGAATTAATACTGGAAGTATTAATACAAGACGTAGGCTGTTAACATCAGACACAAtaccaataaaatgatttttgtttggaAATAAATGAgtctttttgtcttttggaTTTTAGGGATTGTATATTGAGGTTTTAAATACTCAGTGTTTTGTCTTGTTGGCATTAACTGAAATCTACTGTAATAAATCACAGTAACACTGACGATTTGACCAATGAATTTCCAGGACTTTTACAGTCATTTGTGATTCCTGGATAAGGATCTATTTCCCAAAATTGTTTGTATACAAACTGCTGACAAAAAACAGTTTCTACCTAATAAAGGCACTTAAAGGTGTagttcagttccagaacaaaaatttacagataatgtactcaccccgttgttatccaagatgttcatgtctttctttcttcagtcgtaaagaaattatgttttttggggaaaacatttcaggaattatttccatatagtggacttctatgtaACAGCaagtttgaacttgcaaaatgcagtttaaatgcagcttcaaacgatcccatccgaggaataagggccatatctagcgaaacgatcagtcattttctaaaagaaaatacaaatctATACTCAAATGCtcttcttgtctagctctgcactgtaaaaaaaaatttgttgagtcaacctaaaataatttgttacctggctgccttaaaattttaagttcagtcaactcaaaaacagtttatttaacttgaaatgttaatttttactaagtgacaacttagatatttgagttgattcaacttaaaattttaaggcagctgggttacttacccagcttttaagtttaaaggggtcatcggatgcacattttccacaagttgatatgattctttagggtcttaatgaaaagtctctaatatactttgattaaaaattctcaatggtagtgtaaaacaacaccctttttaccttgtcagaatcagctctgcaaaaatcatctcattctgatggattgttcctttaaatgcaaatgagctctgctcaccccgcctctctcttctctctgtggaatgaccagcttgtttactttagccgcatttagccgcgtttagccgctaaacttcccaactagcacgttataaggaaaggtgatcgcaaagattcataaaaaaagcttatactcacttctgctgtaagtgaagctggatcatgattgattcgcgcgaacatagactgatatatgtagatcgggaggtgcattcccttcacaaacaaatgtaatccactgcattttcagtgtttcagatgtcgggagtaagtgacgaccactatgttcattattacatccagcaacacaacacctcaatcgctcaatcggagatattcttgtctaacttacatccctgctccagcatcgaaacaaggaaagttactgaactgtgacagctggtctgaggtaaaacattcatgtcaatcaactatcatctTCTAACTATCGGCATCTGAGAacgactcgatttgaaaaaggggataatatttttacagattaattaaaaaccactgcatggatttttatcatcatagggtagatttgtacatacactgccaacacacattaatgttcaaacaacatgaaaaagtgaaatttgcatctgatgacccctttaacaaacacaaatatctaagttgtcacttaatacaacttaaaatttcaagttgactaaacttatttgagttgactgaacttaaaattttaacaaattattttaagctgacttaacaaattgtgttttttgcttttttacagtgtggcagCACTATGtgcattccggttcaagacagttaggttatgtcgaaactcccatctcattttctcatccGACTTTAAAATTGTCCGACATCCTCAATgagagagtttttcgacataccctaactgtcttgaatggAAACTGCAAAGAGAACGCTTGCACATgacagacctagacaagacatgcatttgatgtttaaaagtataaaaaaaaaattaaaaaaagtaaatggccagtcgttttactagataccttcttcctcggctgggattgttttaaagctgcatttaaactacattttagaagttcaaactcacgggcaccatagaagtccactatatgcaaaatattcctgaaatgttttcctcaaaaaaacataatttcttcacaacggaaggaagaaagacatgaacatcttggataacaacgcggtgagtacattatctgtaaatttttgctctggaagtgaactactccttaaCTAAGAGCTAACTAAGCAACAACAAACACTTCTTCAGGCCtagaaaacacaaatttaaatttcCCTGATATTTCTGAATTCCATAATCATAGCCATGAGAAACTAGGACAAATAATCATGTAATAACCTAAAGAAAAGCTTTATCAGTGGATTTAAAAGAGacttttatcatcactttacCTTATGTTCTCCTTGTTTTGTCACAGATCCAATTCCCCTTGAACTAAATCCCTTCCAGTCCCCAAATCTCTGAGCATGTTATAGTTGGATTATATCTGTCCTCTTTTATCAAAGTCTAGACCTGATTTCTGAAAGGTGCTTGGTTCAAAGGCATTCCAAcataaactgaactaaaatgaTGGTATAACAAATCTGTTGACATCTATCTAGAACACCGATCTCCTGTAtttctgaacaaaacaaaatattcaaccaaaaaaaaaaaaaagggacccaagaccacaaaaccagtcttaagtagcacgggtatatttgtagcaatagccaacaatacattgtatgggtcaaaaatgccaaaaatcattaggatattaagtaaagatcatgttccacgaagatatttagttttttgtgtatttttgattagtaat is from Labeo rohita strain BAU-BD-2019 chromosome 13, IGBB_LRoh.1.0, whole genome shotgun sequence and encodes:
- the elovl5 gene encoding elongation of very long chain fatty acids protein 5, which produces MEAFNHRVNTYIDSWMGPRDSRVRGWLLLDNYIPTFAFTVMYLLIVWMGPRYMKNRQPYSCRALLVPYNLCLTLLSLYMFYELVMSVYQGGYNFFCQNTHSGGEADNRMMNVLWWYYFSKLIEFMDTFFFVLRKNNHQITFLHVYHHASMLNIWWFVMNWVPCGHSYFGATFNSFIHVLMYSYYGLSAVPAIRPYLWWKKYITQGQLVQFVLTMFQTSCAVVWPCGFPMGWLYFQISYMITLIFLFTNFYIKTYKRHAGSRKTDYSNGSINGHTNGVTSNEKVKYRKPRAD